ACACTGCAACACCGACAATCAGCTAGTACAATCGGCGTAATGTGTGTAGTTCGAAAGCACTTGCAAGAAACTACCCCCAAAAGAATGGTAGACACACCAACTCCGTCCCGACCGATCCGTATCCGCAATTAAAAATGTGCTCCAAcacgacaataaagaaaaaatggcagACCCATTCTTACCTGCAGAACAATGCACTTTACTGCACTGAGGTTTGCATGCGCACGATGATCGCATGAAGGTTAGCGCGGTGCAACAATTCTTGTCTAGGGGTGCCGAGCATAATTGCAAGTGcaacacaccaaaccaaacgtgCTGTTTCGGTGTAGAGAGCACGTTGTTTCAGGCGCTTTGTTTCAAGATGGCTGACTGGTTCTCAATGAGTTTAGATTTGTGCGATTAGTGGTTTATAGCATTTTGTCCATGGTTGAGTACAAAGCGGTACCAGGTATCAGGTGTGCTAATCGTGTGGTTTATTATAATTGCGTGTCTGGTGTCGCGGTCCAACTACGCCTAAAGAATGCTAGAAGTATCTGTTTGGTTATCAAATGCGTCAAAAACTCCATCTGGACCTTTTAATGTTGTGATTGCTAAAGTAATCGTCGATCGAACAAAAATGTATgacgtccaaaaaaaaaagcaaatcacaTTTAACGTGCAAATATTTACCTTTCTTCAAGGCTACGTACAATTTCTTTAATTCCTAAACCAATTGGGAGTGCTTCTGCTAATTTACTTACCTCATCTGTTCCGCGTACGGCGGTGTTCTAGGTGGACGGATACATCTCATCAAAGCATAAACCATCGTGGGACAACAGCTCGTTCACAAGCCGGATAAGGGAGGGGAGCAAAACGCCGCCACACAGATTTAACGTCTCATGTGTGCCGCAATTAGATGGGAGcgtaatgagatttttttgttgttgctttatcGTCTTACCGTTTGATGGTGTTTTTAAACGTTTCACTGTCGAGCGTAGTTGGACCTGATTCGTGTTAAAACTGGTGCTAAAggggtagcaaaaaaaaaaaaaaaacgacaaactaCGATCAGTTGCGGTTGGCTATCTCTCTCCGGGGTTGGCTTTGACTTTGAAGTTCAGCACAGGTGCGCTAACGGGAAGGTTTAGAGACGGAAAAGAGAGGGAAGCAATATGTGGTACATACGGCCATAAAACGGTATTGGCAAAGATACAGTCCCTGACCTACAGCGCCCATGCTAAATACTCTATTTTGAAATACGATCATCAAACGATTTACTCATTTGGTGCTGCTTACCTGACCATCGGGCACGACGAGGATAGGGAGCTTGTTACGTAAATTGTAGTTAAACCTTGCCGGATAATCCGTTAACTGGGTGGTATAACTAAAAACATTGAGGAACAAATTTACGCGATATTCGAATCAATAACCAATGCCATCCTCTAAAATGTCTCATCTTAGATTGATGGATGGTTATCGtaccatttattttttactgttttcatccctttttttggttctattttttaattagCTTCATATCAATTTATGAATCGCTTAATCGTACTTTTTTCTCATACCTTGaacaattgcattaaaatgaATTTCCTGCATCTTTCCTGTACCTTCCTAAATTGAGGTTTTGCACACTAAACTATCACAtgtttatcgttttgttttcttgtacaaacacacccacacttTTTGTACCAAAAAGGACCGTCCTACCTcaatggtgatgatgaggtTTTGGTGGTGCGATTGCAGGCAATTTGTTCGGCGTTCCATTAGCTACCTGTCCATTCCCATCTACCAATGCTCCTTCATCCGCCGCATTCGAGCCTAGTTCTAAATTTTTCAACTGTTGATTCCACATCTCCGCATATACACCGTTCTGGTCGAGCAGCATCTCGTGCCGACCGCGCTCAACAATCGCACCCTCCTTCAGCACCAGAATCTCATCCGCATGTATGATCGTCGAGAGCCGGTGTGCAATGATGATCGTCGTCCGGTTAGCGCATACCTTTGCCAGTGCCGTTTGGATATTACGCTCCGTTTGTGTGTCCAGCGCGCTGGTAGCTTCGTCCAGCAGTACAATTGACGGTGACTTAAGAATGGTACGTGCTATTGCCACACGTTGCTTTTCACCTCCGCTCAGGCGCAATCCACGCTCACCGACCTGCGTTTCGTACTGTTCCGGGAAGGTTAAAATTCGCTCGTGTATATCGGCACTCCTTGCCGCCATGATGACGTCCGCTTCGGGTGCTCCGACCCGACCGTACTGGATGTTGTACTTGATCGAATTGTTAAACAGTACCGTGTCCTGCGGTACAACACCTATCGCTTGACGTAGCGATGCTTGGCGCACGGTTTTTATGTTCTGTCCATCGACCGATATCGAACCACTGTTGACGTCGTAGAAACGGAACAGCAGACGCATTATCGTACTCTTGCCCGCGCCTGATGGACCGACAATGGCCACCGTTTTGCCACCGGGCACGCTGAAGCTAACGTTGCGCAACACTAGCCGTTCTGCGTTGTAAGCGAACGTAACATCGTTGAAATCGATACGACCACGTGCGACCGCTAGTCCGGGTGCGGATGGTGCGTCCAGTACTTCCTGCTCTTCGCGCATCAGATCAAACATGTTTTCCATGTCGACGAAATTTTTCTGGATTGCTCTGTAAAACATACGAACGTGTACAAACATAATTTTAGCTCAGAAAATTCAGGGACTTGACGATACACTTCAAACGCATTCTAGAATGCCAATTACCTGTAGAAGGTACCGAACCAATTGAGCGGTACGTAAAGTTGAATTATATAGCTGGCAAACAGTACATAATCACCGACGGTTAATCCTTCCTCGTATACGACAAGATACGCGCACAGCATCGATCCGGCGAGCAAACCGCCGCAAACAATGATATTTTGCATTGTGTTGAGGATGTTCAGCGTGATAATCGAGCGCCATTCTTCTTCCTGTTATTGAATGAATGAGTGAATTATGTATTAATTAAtcaattcatttatttattaacaaatGCACGACGGTGATTGATTTCGCCTGATCTCCAAAGGACCTTATTGTTAGCGCGACCAAACAAAATCACATTACACTTATGCGGAAAAAGTAACAATCCATTGGAGCCACACTAAACAGGCAGAAGGCATCGAGGAAATTTTAATGACGACATCAACCAGAAGACTAGGACACAGGAGGATTTTCAAGTCGTCCACATAAATGAGGACACCATCAGACCCAAAACACTGTAATGAGGAAAACCCGACTAAACCAACGAATGGATCAGAAAAGGAGTCCTGAATGATGATGTTAGACGAAGAGGAACGCTTCGGCATAAGGCCAAATTGATGATATAACTATACAATATTATTTAGCACAACGATTGTATGTACTTTACTAGCCAACATCACATAAGTAACTTTACGATCGatactctctccctctctcgagTACGCGTAAATGACTGATAAGAAGAACCACTCACCTGGAACTTGAGAATTGCGTCCCGGTAACAGGAAACTTCATACTGCTCAGCCCCGTAGTACTTCACCGTTTCGAAGTTGAGCAACGAATCGACGCTACGGGCCTTCTGCTGATTGTCGGCCAAATTCATGCGGCGTTGGAATTTGGTGCGCCATTCCGTAACCATTATTGTTGAGACTAGAATGAAACGATTGTCCGTTTTTGTGAGCTGCAAATGGCTACCAATCACCGGCACCGGCACGTTACTTACCTATGTACAACGTCATGgttaaaaacacaataaatccAAACCACCAGTTGAATGCCGTGATGAAGAACACGACCGCAATCAAAATGTCCACGATGGTCGGCGTAATCGAAAACAAGATGTAGTTCAGCAGGTTGTTAATACTGTCCGTGCCACGATCCATCACGCGCAACACTTCGCCCGTTTTACGGTTCAAATGCCACCGTAGCGATAAACTGTGCAGATGGCGGAACAGTTCCAGCTCGATCTCGCGCGTCGTGTACTGCTGGATGCGAATCCACAGAAAGCTGCGCAAATTGTTCAACAGTCCCATCGATCCGGTACCGCCACCCTGTAGGAACTTAAACCCAACGTACAGCAGTATCCAGTCCCAGCGAAATACGGCCGGCTTTTCCGTTAGACTGTCGACGATCTTTTTGTTATAGATCTGCACGTACACGTTAATGAGACGGCCGGCTATaagcagcaagaagcagaaaactACACGAAACTGTAGTAATGCGTCCTTTTTGGGCCACAGGAACGGTAGCAAGGTTCGCATTTTGGTCCACGCGTTGCTGAACGTGGATTGATTTTCCTGCGCCCGGTGCAGATTTTGGTACTCTTCGGTGAACTGGGTGGACGTTATGCCCGGTGCCTTCAGCCCGATCACAAACAGTAGCATGGTGATCGTGTACCGTGCCACAAACATCCCGAACTCTACCTTATCTCGCACCGTTTCCAGCTGAAACCATGCGTCGCGGTAATTGAGATTGATGAAGGCAACGTTCTGCACAATAAACACCAACGTCCAGAAGATGAGCAAAACCAATCCATGGCCACGTGTCGGTACGGAAGGTAGCTGATAGTAACGCTCCTTCACGAGCAGTACGATAGAGAACGGATAAGCAAATAGGGCTACTACGATCGATAGGATCATGAAACCGTACACCTGCGCACCTTCGAAGATGAAGCCTTCCAGCACGAATCGTGTCGCGGTGAGCAGCGGCATCAGgagcagcagaaacagttggAAACTGTACAAACGTGACTTGCGTATCCGTTGCGTGTCGATTTCCGTTGCATGGCGCAGATACATGATCAGCTGCAGTGTACCGAAAATGAGAAGAAATCCTCCGATCGTTCCCATCGCGACGGTATCCATGAAGCATTGCGAGACGCCATGATTGAACCAAACCACGTCCATGGACGTGTTGGTCGGACAGTAGTGGATCATTTTGAGTGGGTTAGGGCTTCGTCAGGTATGTCCGATGGTGCAAGTTGACGTTCAGCTGTAATGTGGAGAGCAAAAGATAAGTTAGAACCGGATCAGCACAGTAACCACCGACCTTGCCACGCGTTCATTCAACACTGACTGCATCTTGGAGAGTGTCAGAATGTGGGGTGGGATGATTAACGGAAAGAATCTGCTTAGGTTTGCACAATTATTTACCAAGCGGTGATAACGATACCGGCATCTGTGGCTCTTATCGTATTACCTAGTATTATTGCAACAGGTAATGTACGGGATCACGCGTGGAGCGGcagtcgttttgttttgcataggTCATGACTTGCTACGATTTTATTATCATTGCTTCGATGCTTTGCATTACGCTAAGTCCAATTCAGCGTTTTTGTTCTGTATGCACAACAAGCTTGTTCCGAAAATCTCTTGTCTAGCAGCATGTAGAGATCCACTACTTCTACGACTACACTTTACAGAAGCATAGTACCCGTACCCGACAGGAATTTACTTATCGGTCAGCACCTAGGCAAGATTAGAGCGACTAGTTTCATCACTTCACACAGCCAATGAATGCACGCATTTGTAGCGATAAAGAGATAAAACGCTTACGGGATTAGTTCCGTATGACTAATGCAGTGCAAAAAAGCAGCGCAATGCTATATGAACTTGAGGATCCTATCAAGAACATGCCAAGAATGTGCACACTATTAAATTCAACGATTCAATAGCGTCACATTTATCGCTACACCCATTGGCATTAAAAACAGAactcaaaaacacacatttacacataGCCATGTTTCTCTAGAGCAAAACTAGAAATGCATGCCGCGAAATTCGTCACAACCGTTGTTGTGTCGATAGTGGTGGTGACTTCACATCCATTGGATACGCAGTAGCACATTCGTTACATCACGGTGACGGTGCAAGGCTTTCTCCGTCGGAATTCAATTAGCAAACCGGACCACCGGATATGCTGGGCGTTATCGAGAGCCCAGAAAGTTCATTTTACCCTGCTTGCAATACTTACTCCGGACACCAGATGTAAATTCCACTTGACGAGAATATGTTTCTTgtgtgttgttcttttttttttttgtttaagtaaACTTTTCACAACAGTGTGTAATAAAAGAATTTATTGTTACATCCATATGCAACCACCAACAAAGAATGCTCACCAATGAATTCGTAGCAGCAGCTTGAGTGAGTTATGCTCTCGAATCAGATTTTTATGCTATGAACTACTTGAACTTGACTGTATTCATGGTTAAAACACAACCAGCACCAAATTTGAAGCGCGTACTGCGCGTGGAGCCGCAATATTGcacttaaataaaaacaccgacacgaaataaaaggaaaatgacATTGTATATTATTTTGAACGACAGCTGTTTCGAGGTGGGCCCAACGAGCAAATTGAAAAGAACTTCATAAATGTTTATTGTGCTTTGTAGTGTTTCAATGTTGATCGtattattgaaataattactatattttttttgtagataacaaataaatgaagctttaaatatttcaataattttcagTTAATGCATCTTGAGTTAATGTTTTCATATTAATATAAATGATCAACTCTGTATCATATCGATGAAAAGAGTTTTTGTTACTTGGGTCTGATGGTGCAGGGCTGCTTCGCCGAACGATGCTTTTATTGACAGTTTCGAGTAACGGcgtaaacaaacaagaaagctGCAGAGCCGGAATGTTTGCAGCGGCTTGGTAAATTctgaataaataaagttttctACCGTACCTCAACTCCTGCAAAAACCATCGAAACAGCAAAATGGATGAAGATCTGGAATTCCGCGACATGGTTTTGAAAAAGATGGAAGAAAATGGCTCCCTACTCGATATTAAGGTAATACGACTGAGAGTCAACTGTTTAGGAAAGTGTTAACAAACGAATGCTTCCTGTTTTCAGGCTAAAATACGCGCTCTACTTTACGATGTTATTGAAAATGAACATGCTACCACCCTGGATCAACCGGATGAAAGTGATCTTACCTCTAGTTCGTTTGACAAAGAATCTGCACCTCATCTAGATGTTAAAACGTTAGCTTTCGAACTGATGCTGGAAACCTTGGGATCGTTAAATCTCCAGTATACAAGGAAAATCTTGCTGGCTGAATCAGGACATCGAAGTATGGGACTTGGTTCGGAGCAATTGGCAAAGCAGCTAAAGCTTGACGATTCATCAAACGCTCCGCTAGCACAACCTGTTTTGATTTCGCTGATAAACAAACTGCGCAATGGAAACAATCCGCTCACCACTGCAACGAATGCAAACTACGAAGAAAAGCTCACAGAAGACACACAGCACAGTGCTCAACATGATCCGGATGTTTTATGAAACGATACAATTTCGAGTACGATAGCAGCAGTTTGGTTTATTTACTAACAGTTTGGATTCAAACAAAATCCCTCTATCCTGTATGGGTGGTGCCTTCGATGGGGGGCAAAAGTAATAGTAACAAAACTATTTCCGATGGCGATAAAAGTAGATTACGATGTAACACGGGAACCCCGACATGCTGATTGGCCTTATCCCTTGTACTGTTCCTGTTGTAAACGTTGAGTTAATGCTCTCGAAACGACATTCCATGAGTCCATAAACCTATCCATGCACATGGCGATGCATTTCtgtaagcacacacacaacatatgCGATATGAAAACAATGATATTAAAGAAAACACGATTGCgtagaataatttaaatgtctTTACGCACCTGTTCTGATCCATCCAAATCTTGGCCGGGTTTGCCAACACATTTTCTGAAGCATTTTTCCGTCATTTTCTAAAAGAAGAGCATAGAAACATTAACATAATTTCTGATAACATTCCACATCGAACCTGGCAGTGCAACTCACGGTGACTAGTTCCTGAGCGTTGGCTATCGCAATCTTCTGCTTGATTGTGGTCATCAGCTCATCCTTCTGTGACGATGATAGATTCTCGAGCGAAACGTCCATGAtgcgttgcgtgtgtgtgtgataagaCTAGAACACAGTCCGGTGGTTGGAAGTAATTATAAATGCGTTTGGGAAACGTTATCCCAATTTGGTAAATACGGTAAATATCCGGAAAACCGTTCGTAGTTCTTGGTTGTGTAATCCGAAGCCGCACGCCGTGCCGAGTAAAACAAACTGTCATTGGAAAGTCATGCGAAACGTCAAAGCACAGGTGTCAAGCAGCGCTGCAGTCTTGTTTATACGTCGCAAGCGTGTAGAAGTGAAATTGAAGTCAGTACAAAATTCGTCgcattattttgttgtttatttcaatttataaaAGGAGTGTGTCATGCTGAACGCTAGGTaattttgttgcttctcttgtgtttcaattttccattaatttttccattattttattACTGTTTGACAAAGTGCAAGAACGCTGTGTGTATGGGAGCCTTCATTCCGGCAAGGATAATGGTGATAGCCTGAAAGCTCCCAGTATCACATCCCTGGCCAGCACAGGATGAAAAAGTGTTGCAAAACgttctaaacacacacacgcatggcAGCAAACATGAGCGGTCAACCAATGGCCGCTTCGGTGCACCACTCAGGACCACAGCACAGTGCGTCAACCCCAGGCAGCGGACAAGCTGGTGCGGGCAGCGCCACACACTCCTCCCATCCCACTTCCCAGCCACCGTTGGATGGCGAGAAACTGTCTGCCCGGAAAGCTCGCAAAGAAGCGGAACGACAGAAGAAACAGGCCAAAAAGTATGAGGAGCAGCTGAAAAAGATACGCGGTCCGAAAAGCCAAAAGTTGCAGATTATCGATGAAAGCTTTTTGGAAAAGTACCGGCATGTGCAATCGTTACCACCTGGGCCGACGCTCAAGACGAAGAAGCGCTCGAAAAAGGCACCCACCGACGTGGTGCAGATCAATCTGTCGGAATGCATCCGGGAGCAGCTGGCGGTGGGCGAACGTTCGGAACCGAAGCCGATTGTGCCGATCGTTCCACAGCAaccgttgctgttgctgcacaaAGGCAAGCAGCGGGAAGTGCCAAAGGAAAAGAAGCTGTCACGGCTGAAGAAGGACATTATCCGGAGTCGCACGGAAAAGGGTGCCGCTGGTGGACAGCAACCGGAAGACACACCGCAAAGCACAAACAGTGGTGCCGGAGAGCAGGAGAAGACTGTCGGAAACGTTAAAGGTGCCAACGGTGTCGTTGTGAACAAGCAATCGAACGACAGACCCTCACAGCACAATCTAGTCGATTCGCCATTCCTGAAAGCGATTGAGCGATGCTGCATCAACGATGGACCACCGCCGAGTCGTGATTCTAGCGAGTATCAGAACGGCTTTCCTTCGCTGCGTGTGTCGGCCGCTGTGTCCAAACCTACCACACTGAGACATTCGCGCAACTTTAGACCGTAAGTAGCAATAATCGCAACAGCatttttcttatcaatttCACCGATACGCTAACCACTTTCAGGTACTGTGACCATTTCATCTCGGATGAGTTGCGGGATTTGGCTGAGGATGTGGTGGTGAAGTTGTTTAACTATCAGACGAAAGCATACGCCAAAAATCCGATCAAAGCCGTCGCCAACAAACGGTTCGTGGTCGGCTTTAACGAGGTGCTGAAGTTGCTGGAGCTTCGTAAGATTCGGCTAGTGCTGGTCGCACCCGATCTCGAACCGAACGAAACCATCGACCAGATGGTGAGCAACGTGAAAATGCTCTGCCGCCAGAGCCAGGTACCGTACCTGTTTGCGCTAAAGCGCAGAAAGATCGGATTTCATCTGCTGAAGAAGGCACCGATCAGTTGCGTCGGGGTGCTGAGTTATGCCGGGTGTGAGGATACCGTCAAGCAGATGCTGTCGGTGGTGGAGCAGGAGCGCGAAAGCTATCGCAATTTGATGGTGGTCGATGCAGGCTGTTGAGTGCGGTGCTGCTGGCGTATTCGATACACTCGACGATTGTATGCAGAATACCGGTGATTGGCAGTTATTGgcagacacaaaaaaacgtaTTCTAGTCATTCCCGCGTGTTCGTTGCGTGTAGGTAGCGCAAACACCCAAATAATCTGCGTTCCAACCCCGTAACAAGCATTATCCCCTCAACTCTCCCCCCTCAATCGTCTCTTTACTATCAACATTTCTATCATCTCCTAGTAATGTGAGTGTTATATCATCCATATGCGTATATGAGCAGGGAAAGAGGTCGGTGCCACTGGTCGTGCTTGTGCGGCGAGGGTACTAACTTTCTACCATTACATGACATAATAATAAACGTGCAATAAAATTTGTCTAGGCATAGCCGTACCGggtattttgtttattttttttccttttgtgccAATAGTTCCTTAAGCTCTTTCCCGAACTAGGTTTGATAACCTTTGTTGTAATATTTTCTAAGGTTCGTCGATACTACAGATCTTGGCGATGGGGAAGATGTAACCCACAAGTAACTGCAACTGTTAGAAGAGAGGCTAATTAGACACGTTTGCTCTCAGCCAATTCAGGCGCTTCTTCACAGTACGTGCGGCGAAGCAGAAATTTCTTGGTCCAAGGCTTGATACGAAGAAATCATCATAACATACTTGGTCTTTCTTATTTTCAGATGCCCAGAACAGGTCGAATGTTCTCGCTATTCGAAAGATTGACTAAGTGTTGCAGGAGGTTTCAATTGTTCGTGTCTAAATGGAGTTAATTTTTAGGAATCATCTGATTTAACTGTTTTAACGTTTTTGGGCTAAAGTAGCTAACATCGAATAATAATAAGAAACACAAGCCGTTGACGGATAATTACTAAAACCAATTTATAATATGAAATACATAACAtggtaaaacaaatgaaaagtaCAAAGAACAATGCTTATTCattgtattttaattaacattttttaaactaattgGTACAACGATTTGCAATAGAAAAGCCATAAAAttacgaaatgaaaaaaaaataaaaattacataaaattGATAGCAATGAATGTCTAATTTATTTCAAGTTTTTCCATCGAACTTAGCCTTTCACAGCAGAGAGAAAAAGCTTCCGCTAACCTGGAATCTTCAAGCTTTCGTTAATGTAAAAGTTGTACGTGCTTTTTTGTCGGTTAGTAACAGGAAGCTTTAGAGAGCTTTTTTGTATCACTTGTTTAGAAAAAATACAATGATTTAAACAGTGGAAACCCGTGTAAAGCGCAGGCTAGTCAACCGTACCGGATGATAGTCACCACCGGTTGAAAAAACTTAAAtatgtttgaatgttttgaggcactattttttaagttatttaaaaacaatagtAAGCGTGAgccgtttttttaaattacttgcAAAACTCCTAATATTTAATCTCATCCAGtacgaaatataaaaaaaatattaacttaTCCCATATTAGAATGGCAAACGTGCTTACGAAAATATGATCcacttgatttgattttacttCTAAGCTTCATCGCTGCCAAGGAAATACTTTTATCTCGTTAGTACTCTGCTTGTCCCCTCCCATTTCCCGCCTAGCTGAGTatggatgaaaaattgcaAGGCTCACAAAATCCACTTCGAACTTTGAACCGTGAAAAGATGAAAGCAGATTAAAAACCCGACGTGTCAAACTATTTTGATCTTTGCGCCGAACGCGGCAGCCCGGGCGGACGGGCAGTGTGAAATAGAACCGGAGCCTGAACAATTCTCTCACATCACCGTATGTGCACAACCGGGAAGAtggagagaagagaaaaaaaaggacacggGCTGGGTGGTCTATTTTGGCATAATTCATCGTTAAACTTTTACCATTACACCAGCGCACTTCATGTGCGTCGCGTCGTcttcgtcgttgtcgtcgtccgTTGATTAATGGATGGCATCTTTGTTGGCATCCTTCCtatccacacatacacacagcagtCCTTTGCGGGCGTCATCGTTTTTTAAGGTCTTGCCCCTTTTTCCTTTATGGTGGGAGCGGAAGCGACATCCTTCATTTGGGAGGAAATCACTGCGTAATGATTTTAATTCGCTTCAGCGAATGTGATGAGATATTGGATGTTTGGACTTTATGCGCCATTGCCTTGCCTTGCCTTATGGCTATTCATATGACGACTAAGAAAGAAGCATATGCTTTGAGCTTTCATTGCTCggtaaattgatttaaatatgTTGCAGCTTTGCCGGAATGTTTATGTACGATTATTTATATGCCTGTGGGTGTTATTTATGAGCTTACAGTTCTTAATTTTACTGGGAGCGTATTTAGTGACGGGGATGAATGATATATGGTCGATATGGTGATTCAGTAAATTAATTTCCTCTTATGTAGATGCGGATAAGAATGGAAATTAAATCAACTAGTGTTGATTGTTATCTGTATACAAGACGATAAGCGAAAGAGTTTTCAGTTGTCGTTTTCAGACAGATGTAACTGTAAAAAATCAGAAGATGTTCAAACATCCTATCGCTTTAGCTACACagttaaacattttttgattattttttcttggcttaactacttgccaataccacgtagttggatagtcagtcctcactacggtgggactgtccggatgggattagaacctcggtcctgccgtttgaagatcggcgccgctgtcgcctacgcCACCAGGCCGGTCCGactattttaataatttaaaatttattattatcgttaattttattgtttttttttcaaaacttcaaaatttttgcGATAAAGTTCGGAAGTAATACTTATAaaattcttttactttttttcgttAACAATATTCATGGATGGAGTCGCCCAGTAGCTCAAGGCCTCATAGTGGTCTTCATCAATAGGAGTTTCAATATGTTCGAATACACTTTGTAAGTGTGTAAATAAACGATAATAAAATACATTAGTTtctaatataatttttattgaagaatCAAACATTCAGAAGACCTTCTGAATGTTCTGAAGCATCTAATTCGTAAAGATGCTTTGCAATCttgagttgaaaaatgtattGGAATGGAATTTATAGCAAAATAGCAGGGAAATTAAATCAAGCTCAATCAATTAAATCGATAACCATGTTTGTATCTGGTTTTGGAACATTCTaaggaaaagtaaataaagtGAAATCCTTGAACATTGTTATCACTGCACGCAA
This genomic window from Anopheles maculipalpis chromosome 2RL, idAnoMacuDA_375_x, whole genome shotgun sequence contains:
- the LOC126559539 gene encoding mitochondrial import inner membrane translocase subunit Tim13-like, translated to MDVSLENLSSSQKDELMTTIKQKIAIANAQELVTKMTEKCFRKCVGKPGQDLDGSEQKCIAMCMDRFMDSWNVVSRALTQRLQQEQYKG
- the LOC126557086 gene encoding ATP-binding cassette sub-family B member 6; protein product: MIHYCPTNTSMDVVWFNHGVSQCFMDTVAMGTIGGFLLIFGTLQLIMYLRHATEIDTQRIRKSRLYSFQLFLLLLMPLLTATRFVLEGFIFEGAQVYGFMILSIVVALFAYPFSIVLLVKERYYQLPSVPTRGHGLVLLIFWTLVFIVQNVAFINLNYRDAWFQLETVRDKVEFGMFVARYTITMLLFVIGLKAPGITSTQFTEEYQNLHRAQENQSTFSNAWTKMRTLLPFLWPKKDALLQFRVVFCFLLLIAGRLINVYVQIYNKKIVDSLTEKPAVFRWDWILLYVGFKFLQGGGTGSMGLLNNLRSFLWIRIQQYTTREIELELFRHLHSLSLRWHLNRKTGEVLRVMDRGTDSINNLLNYILFSITPTIVDILIAVVFFITAFNWWFGFIVFLTMTLYIVSTIMVTEWRTKFQRRMNLADNQQKARSVDSLLNFETVKYYGAEQYEVSCYRDAILKFQEEEWRSIITLNILNTMQNIIVCGGLLAGSMLCAYLVVYEEGLTVGDYVLFASYIIQLYVPLNWFGTFYRAIQKNFVDMENMFDLMREEQEVLDAPSAPGLAVARGRIDFNDVTFAYNAERLVLRNVSFSVPGGKTVAIVGPSGAGKSTIMRLLFRFYDVNSGSISVDGQNIKTVRQASLRQAIGVVPQDTVLFNNSIKYNIQYGRVGAPEADVIMAARSADIHERILTFPEQYETQVGERGLRLSGGEKQRVAIARTILKSPSIVLLDEATSALDTQTERNIQTALAKVCANRTTIIIAHRLSTIIHADEILVLKEGAIVERGRHEMLLDQNGVYAEMWNQQLKNLELGSNAADEGALVDGNGQVANGTPNKLPAIAPPKPHHHH
- the LOC126558037 gene encoding selenocysteine insertion sequence-binding protein 2 encodes the protein MAANMSGQPMAASVHHSGPQHSASTPGSGQAGAGSATHSSHPTSQPPLDGEKLSARKARKEAERQKKQAKKYEEQLKKIRGPKSQKLQIIDESFLEKYRHVQSLPPGPTLKTKKRSKKAPTDVVQINLSECIREQLAVGERSEPKPIVPIVPQQPLLLLHKGKQREVPKEKKLSRLKKDIIRSRTEKGAAGGQQPEDTPQSTNSGAGEQEKTVGNVKGANGVVVNKQSNDRPSQHNLVDSPFLKAIERCCINDGPPPSRDSSEYQNGFPSLRVSAAVSKPTTLRHSRNFRPYCDHFISDELRDLAEDVVVKLFNYQTKAYAKNPIKAVANKRFVVGFNEVLKLLELRKIRLVLVAPDLEPNETIDQMVSNVKMLCRQSQVPYLFALKRRKIGFHLLKKAPISCVGVLSYAGCEDTVKQMLSVVEQERESYRNLMVVDAGC
- the LOC126564866 gene encoding uncharacterized protein LOC126564866, producing MDEDLEFRDMVLKKMEENGSLLDIKAKIRALLYDVIENEHATTLDQPDESDLTSSSFDKESAPHLDVKTLAFELMLETLGSLNLQYTRKILLAESGHRSMGLGSEQLAKQLKLDDSSNAPLAQPVLISLINKLRNGNNPLTTATNANYEEKLTEDTQHSAQHDPDVL